Proteins encoded in a region of the Orcinus orca chromosome X, mOrcOrc1.1, whole genome shotgun sequence genome:
- the LOC101277371 gene encoding short transmembrane mitochondrial protein 1-like: MLQFLLGFTLGNVVGMYLAQNCDIPNLSKKPEEIKKDVDAKKKPPSS; this comes from the coding sequence ATGCTCCAGTTCCTGCTTGGATTTACTCTTGGCAACGTGGTGGGAATGTATCTGGCTCAGAACTGTGACATACCAAACCTGTCTAAAAAacctgaagaaattaaaaaggacgTGGACGCCAAGAAGAAACCCCCTAGTTCATGA